The sequence AAGACCCGCAAAGCTTCCATGTCATCAATCAAATGCTTGGTCGTATTGGCATGGATACAGGCATAGGGAAGAGAACGCCCCGCCCCCCTCTGGTCGAACAAGACAATACGATACCGGGATGGATTGAAAAACGTGCGGTGAACAGGCGCACACCCGGCACCCGGACCACCATGAATGTAAACAACAGGAATGCCTTCCGGGTTCCCGCATTCCTCCCAATAAAGATGATGACCGTCACCAACATCCAGAAAGCCGGATGCATGCGTATCGACCAGATCATATGGCTTCCCACGCTTTCTGAGATCAACAGAATCAACGTGGTGCTGGGTAGTTTTTGCGCACATCTCTTGGAAAGTCCCCGGAGCTGAACAGACCAGAAGCAGCACCGCAGGTCCTGCCATCACAGCATCATACCAGAAAGGAGGGTCTATTCGTCTGGTATCAGGCCAATTTTACGACCCAGATTAACAGCCGCAACCCGATTTCTGGTCCCGAGTTTCTCGAAAATATTGGCGACATGGTTCTTAACGGTAGGCAGGGCCGTATCCAGAAGACGGGCAATTTCCTTGTTGCTCTTGCCCCGCGCAATCAGGGAGAGAACCTCGCGCTGGCGGGGGCTGAGGGAAATATTGCCAAGCTCGGGCGGTATCCCATCATCCGGAAGGGCATCCGCCGGAAAGAAGTTCTCACCGGCCAAAATCTTTTCTAGGGCAGCAAGGATCTTGTTAATTGGAAAGGACTTTGGAATATAGCCCGTGGCACCGGCAGCCATAGCCGCTCGCATGTCATTCCGTCGCTCCGAAGCCGTCAACACAACAATAGCCAAGGCCGGATGGCTGGACCGAAGGTCTTTCAGGAGAGCCATACTCTCCATACCCGGCATGTTGAGATCCAGAACAGCAAGGTCAATATCCGGATGCGCCAGCATCGCCGCACGGGCAGAATCCCCGTCAAAGGCTTCCAGCACAACACCGCAAAAAGCACGCGCCTCCATCAAAAGGCGCAGCCCTTCGCGGAAAACGGCATGGTCATCTGCAACCATAACCTTACCGCAGACAGTACCTGTCCGGTCACCTTCGACCTCAGTACCGGTATCACCGTAACTTTTGCGCACTTGGTTGATGATCCCGACTCCCAAGCTGCCTGTTCGCCCACATGGGAAGGATTGCAGGGTCCTTGATGCCGCGCAAGGCTTCGGGTTAGGTCTGAGGGACTATTTTTCTGTACCGGAAAGAAACATCATGTTTTCGGGGTCTCTTCCCCAAATCCTGTGCCTTCAGGTTGTTCTGTGCCTGCTTTTACACATACCTGCACAGGCAAGCCCGAAAAGGTCGTGCGGAACGTTCGGAGGCGTAGAAAGCCTGCGATCCATTACCCTTCAGGATGGCACAACCATCAAACTTGACGGCATAGATACCATTACAGACCCTGTCACATTACCTTACCTGAGAACCCTTCTGGATGGTGAGCGTGTGTGCATATCGGCCTCCCCCCCCTTGCCGGACCGGCATGGCAGGCTCTCGGGGCCGGTCTACAGGGAGCGTGACGGTCTGTGGGTACAGGAGCAACTGGTCCTGTCCGGCTTGGCCTTTGTTGTGCCAACACCCAGCGCTGGCGAATCGGCCCGAAAACTTCTGGATCGCGAATCCGAAACCCGCATGAAAGATCGCGAACAGTGGCCACAGACCAAGATCCTGAGGCAAGCCGATGCAGTCGGGCAGGATGACCAGGGAACCTTCCGGATCGTGGAGGGTACAGTGCGTCGTACAACCCGCACAACCAAGGGAGCCTATCTGGATTTCGGAGCGGACTGGCGTACTGATTTCTCTGTCTTTCTGCCAATGGCAACAACCAGACAGCTGGAACGGGCGGGCGTGACCCTCGGTGAACTTTCCGGACGGAACGTGCAGATCCGGGGGTATATTGAAAGGCACGCCGGCTATCGCCTCACCCTGACTGAACCAGATTTTCTGCAAATACTGCCGTCAGCAGGCTTGCCTTCACCGGTCCGGGCAGTAGACTGACGCGCACATTCTGGCATGGACATCACGACAAGCCAAACGCATGCATATTTTAAAGCCCTATATCACCCTATCCGAACCGGCCGCAGGTTCATCCCGGCCTTACCGTAATCTGGCTGTCCGCCCCTGCCCCCTGACGGATACACACTGCTGATGCTCTATTTTTCAAAGATAAAAACAACACTGGTCATTACGATCTGCATGGTCGGTATTCTGCTTGGCCTTCCCAACCTGATTCCGGAACAGGACATGCCATCATGGATGCCCGATACCCGGATTAATCTAGGCTTGGATCTGCGCGGCGGATCCTATCTGATGCTGAAAGTCGATCTGGACACGCTGTCACAGGAACGGGTCGAAGGCACCGTTGACAGCACACGCAACCTGCTGCGGGATGCACGGATACGCTACACAGGGCTGGGGGTCGATGATGGGAGCGTTCGCTTCGACCTAGTGGATGCAGGGCAGAAAACTGCTGCCCTCGATGCCTTGGGAAAACTGGATTCTGCCGTCAGTGTCGGGGGGACAGCCTACCGGGATTACGATATTGAAGCCGAAGGAACCCGTATTGTCCTGCGTCCCAATCCGGCAGCCATGCAAGAACGGGCAAGGCAGGCGGTAGGACAATCGATCGAGATTGTTCGGCGGCGTATCGATGAACTGGGCACGCGGGAACCCATGATTGCCCGGCAAGGCGAGGACCGTATTATTGTCCAGCTTCCTGGTGAGTCAGACCCCGGCCGGATCAAGACCCTGCTGGGTCAGACTGCCAAGATGAGCTTTCACATGGTTGGTGACCAGACCCTACGTCCAGGTACACCCGCCCCACCCGGTTTCCAGTGGCTGCCCATGACGGATACCGGACGCGGACCATCACACCTTGTTATACGGCGACAATCCGAGGTTGACGGGTCTCACCTGACCGATGCCCGGCCAACTGTTGATCAGAGGACCGGTGAATGGCTTGTCACGTTTGCCTTCAACGACTTTGGCGGGCGCCGCTTTGCCGATATCACTACACGGCATGTCGGTAAACCCTTTGCCATCGTTCTGGATGGAAAGGTTATTTCTGCTCCGGTGATCCGCGAACCCATTGTCGGGGGACGGGGGCAGATTTCCGGCTCCTTCAATGCGGCTTCCGCCAATGACTTGGCTGTTCTGCTACGGGCCGGGGCCCTGCCTGCGCCGCTGACCGTTGTCGAGGAACGGACTGTGGGTCCAGATCTTGGCGCCGATGCAATCCGTGCCGGCATGATTTCCCTGACGGTCGGCTTTGGCTTGGTCATCACCTATATGGCTGCCGCGTATGGTCGCTTCGGCCTCTATGCCAATATGGCCTTGCTGGTCAACCTAGCCATGGCCATCGGGGCGCTGTCTGCCATGGGGGCAACCCTGACCCTTCCCGGAATTGCAGGACTTCTGCTGTCTCTGGGCATGGCCGTTGATGCCAACATCCTGATCAATGAGCGTATCCGCGAGGAAACACGACGAGGCAAAATCCCGGCCGGAGCAATCGAAACCGGGTTCAGACGGGCCTATGCCACGATTGTCGATGCCAATGCGACCACCCTGATCAAGATGCTCTTGCTGTACGTGGTCGGCGTTGGGGCTGTTCGGGGGTTTGCGGTGACCATCAGTCTTGGCATCCTGATATCGATGTTCACAGCCATCTTGCTGGTGCGGATGCTCATAGTCCGGTGGCTGAGATTACGCCAGCCGACCGAGCTGCATCCCGGACGTCGCCTACGGTTTGTCCCTGATGATACCCGTATTGCCTTTATGAAAGGCCGCAACATTGGCTTGGGCCTGTCGGCAGCTCTCAGCCTTGCCTCTGTGGTGCTGTTCTTTACTCCGGGACTGAACTACGGCGTGGATTTTGCCGGTGGAACGGTTGTGGAGATCCGAACCCCTGAACCTGCAGATTTTGGTACGCTGCGAACCAACTTGGAGAAACTGGGCATAGGGCCGGTCAAACTTCAACATTTTGGCAGTGACACAGACATTCTGGTCCGACTGGAGCGCCAGAGCGGCGGCGACAAGGCGCAGGCAGCCGTTGTGGAAACCGTACAGTCTGCCCTTAAGTCCGATATTCCGGGTACCATCATCCGGCGCGTGGAGAACATCGGTGCCTCGGTCAGCGAAGAGCTGTTCCGGGATGGTATGTTGGCACTGGGCTTGGCGGCCATTGCCATGCTGCTTTATATCTGGTTCCGGTTTGAATGGCCGTTTGGCGTTGGTGCCGTGGCAACTATGCTGCTGGATGTCACAAAGGTTGTCGGCTTTTTTGCCCTTACCGGCATTGAATTCAACTTGCCCGCCATTGCCGCGATCCTGACCGTGATGGGCTTTTCCATCAATGACAAGGTGGTTGTCTATGACCGGGTCCGCGAGAACCTGCGTATCTACAAGGCGATGCCTCTCCGGGAGCTGATCGACATCTCGATCAACGAGACCCTGAGCCGTACCGTTGCCACGTCCTTCTCCACCCTGCTGGCCATCCTGCCACTGGCGCTATTTGGAGGCGAATCCCTGCAGCCGTTCGCCTGGGTTCTGCTGTTCGGGATTATCTTGGCGACAAGCTCCTCGATCTTCATTGCTGCACCGATTCTTCTGTATCTCGGCGAGGAGCGACTGCGACAACCCCAAGATGACGGGGACAATACATCCAAGAAAAGTACTGCGTACGATCTGGGGGGATTTGTACCGTCGGAAGAGCGGGAAACCACCAAAACCTGACCGGATGAACAGGCCATGCTGCCCGAATGGGGAAAGGGCAGCATGGCGAGCGGATCCGGTATCATGGAGTCTTCACATGAAACCTGTTTTTGTCATGATCAAATGCCACCCTGGGCAAGCATACCGGGTTGCCGAACAAGCCGTGGAAAAAATTTCCAGCATCTCCGAGATCTACTCCATATCAGGCTCTTATGATCTGATGGCAAAGTTTTATCTTGAGGATGAAACCGATACAGGCCGCTTTGTCACCGAGCAGGTACAGACCCTGTCCGGCGTTGCCGATACCTTTACAGTCATCACCTTCAATGCTTTTACCGTGCCGCAGCATGGGAAAAAGTAGGATCCTGATACAGCTGACCGAACTATCCGCGTTATAGGGGCTTGCAGCAGACTAACAGTGGGGTTACCTATGTGCCCCTCGGTTCCCTGAACACATCTGGTTTTATCCATGCTGGATCATGATGCAGCCTTGGTGCTGTTCTCCGGCGGTCAGGATTCGGCGACATGCCTTGCCTGGGCCCTGGAACGCTACACACGAGTAGAAACTGTCGGCTTTGACTATCGACAGCGCCATGCCATTGAACTGGAAGTCCGGCACAGCTTCCGGGAATCTATTGCGCACCTGCATAACCACTGGGGAAACCGGCTTGGCGTGGATCACCGCATCGACGCCCGTTCACTGGCGGATATTAGTCAGACCGCCATGACAGAGACCGTTGCCTTCCGCACGGGGTCCGACGGACTTCCCAATACATTCGTGCCAGGCCGCAATCTTTTGTTTCTGACCTATGCCGCAGCCATTGCATACCGGCGCGGAATACGCACCTTGGTCACCGGCGTTTGCGAAACTGATTTCTCGGGGTACCCAGATTGCCGT comes from Haematospirillum jordaniae and encodes:
- a CDS encoding response regulator gives rise to the protein MRKSYGDTGTEVEGDRTGTVCGKVMVADDHAVFREGLRLLMEARAFCGVVLEAFDGDSARAAMLAHPDIDLAVLDLNMPGMESMALLKDLRSSHPALAIVVLTASERRNDMRAAMAAGATGYIPKSFPINKILAALEKILAGENFFPADALPDDGIPPELGNISLSPRQREVLSLIARGKSNKEIARLLDTALPTVKNHVANIFEKLGTRNRVAAVNLGRKIGLIPDE
- the secD gene encoding protein translocase subunit SecD; protein product: MLYFSKIKTTLVITICMVGILLGLPNLIPEQDMPSWMPDTRINLGLDLRGGSYLMLKVDLDTLSQERVEGTVDSTRNLLRDARIRYTGLGVDDGSVRFDLVDAGQKTAALDALGKLDSAVSVGGTAYRDYDIEAEGTRIVLRPNPAAMQERARQAVGQSIEIVRRRIDELGTREPMIARQGEDRIIVQLPGESDPGRIKTLLGQTAKMSFHMVGDQTLRPGTPAPPGFQWLPMTDTGRGPSHLVIRRQSEVDGSHLTDARPTVDQRTGEWLVTFAFNDFGGRRFADITTRHVGKPFAIVLDGKVISAPVIREPIVGGRGQISGSFNAASANDLAVLLRAGALPAPLTVVEERTVGPDLGADAIRAGMISLTVGFGLVITYMAAAYGRFGLYANMALLVNLAMAIGALSAMGATLTLPGIAGLLLSLGMAVDANILINERIREETRRGKIPAGAIETGFRRAYATIVDANATTLIKMLLLYVVGVGAVRGFAVTISLGILISMFTAILLVRMLIVRWLRLRQPTELHPGRRLRFVPDDTRIAFMKGRNIGLGLSAALSLASVVLFFTPGLNYGVDFAGGTVVEIRTPEPADFGTLRTNLEKLGIGPVKLQHFGSDTDILVRLERQSGGDKAQAAVVETVQSALKSDIPGTIIRRVENIGASVSEELFRDGMLALGLAAIAMLLYIWFRFEWPFGVGAVATMLLDVTKVVGFFALTGIEFNLPAIAAILTVMGFSINDKVVVYDRVRENLRIYKAMPLRELIDISINETLSRTVATSFSTLLAILPLALFGGESLQPFAWVLLFGIILATSSSIFIAAPILLYLGEERLRQPQDDGDNTSKKSTAYDLGGFVPSEERETTKT
- a CDS encoding Lrp/AsnC family transcriptional regulator, whose translation is MKPVFVMIKCHPGQAYRVAEQAVEKISSISEIYSISGSYDLMAKFYLEDETDTGRFVTEQVQTLSGVADTFTVITFNAFTVPQHGKK
- the queC gene encoding 7-cyano-7-deazaguanine synthase QueC, which codes for MLDHDAALVLFSGGQDSATCLAWALERYTRVETVGFDYRQRHAIELEVRHSFRESIAHLHNHWGNRLGVDHRIDARSLADISQTAMTETVAFRTGSDGLPNTFVPGRNLLFLTYAAAIAYRRGIRTLVTGVCETDFSGYPDCRDDTLKAMQVALNLGMDCRFVVETPLMWIDKAGTWAMAHDLGGDKLVDLILEKTHTCYAGDRDHRHPWGYGCGTCQACELRARGWDAWQQAVHQ